In a genomic window of Punica granatum isolate Tunisia-2019 chromosome 6, ASM765513v2, whole genome shotgun sequence:
- the LOC116211617 gene encoding uncharacterized protein LOC116211617, whose protein sequence is METTPGFDTSPTEKPAATPIRLNHWRIVANVFRALELFLALLLILWIYARLPLALRISFHYFRSALTFASRPVVVFVLSNAIIIAVVAKSGRLFAHNSNAAVDGFYDEIVKLNENGPRSRLTLDDDGEEEVVYQDKEVIVSEANALAPAACVEHESDFANSDYDSEEMEHPKAYFRRTRSGKFSKRRKWPGEEGAKALRRSETEKCRLGPISGGELQEIIEPEDELSSEEFQRKIEGFIAKELKFRREESVAIVLHSHRL, encoded by the coding sequence ATGGAAACCACCCCGGGCTTCGACACCTCCCCGACCGAGAAACCGGCCGCCACGCCGATCAGGCTCAACCACTGGAGGATCGTCGCAAACGTATTCCGCGCCCTCGAACTCTTCCTCGCTCTGCTCCTTATCCTCTGGATATACGCTCGGCTGCCTCTCGCCCTACGCATTTCCTTCCATTACTTCCGGTCAGCCTTGACCTTCGCTTCGAGGCCGGTGGTCGTTTTCGTACTCAGCAACGCCATCATCATCGCCGTGGTGGCCAAGTCCGGCCGGTTATTCGCTCATAACTCGAACGCCGCGGTTGACGGGTTCTACGACGAGATCGTCAAACTGAACGAGAACGGGCCGCGGTCGCGACTCACATTGGACGACGAcggggaggaggaggtggtgTACCAGGACAAGGAGGTGATCGTCAGCGAAGCCAACGCTCTCGCTCCGGCGGCGTGTGTAGAGCACGAGAGTGATTTCGCAAACTCCGACTATGACTCGGAAGAAATGGAGCATCCGAAAGCGTATTTCAGGAGGACGCGGTCGGGGAAGTTTTCCAAGAGAAGGAAGTGGCCGGGGGAGGAGGGGGCCAAGGCACTACGGCGGTCGGAGACAGAGAAGTGCCGACTGGGGCCAATCTCCGGCGGGGAATTGCAGGAGATTATCGAGCCGGAGGACGAACTGAGCAGCGAGGAGTTCCAGAGGAAGATCGAAGGCTTCATTGCGAAGGAGTTGAAGTTCCGGCGGGAGGAGTCGGTGGCGATTGTTCTTCATAGCCACCGATTATGA